In Anthocerotibacter panamensis C109, the sequence TCAAAGCCTGCTGCAACAACGGTTCTGCCTCGTCATACCGCCCTTGGGAGGAATATAGATTAGCTAGATTGTTGAGGCTGGTGGCGACATCAGGATGCTCCTCGCCTAAGAGCTTGCGCCTGAGCCCCAACGCCTGCTGAAACAATGGTTCCGCCTCGTCATACCGCCCTTGGGAGTAATAGAGTCCCGCCAGATTGTTGAGGCTGGTGGCGACATTGGGGTGCTCCTCGCCCAGAAATTTCTTTCTTAGTTCTAGACTTTTGGGCAATAGAGCTGCTGCCTGCTCGTAGTGCCCTAGAGCTATCTCAAGAAGGGCTCGAGCTTCAAGAAAGTCAGCAGTTTCAAGGCTCTCAGGAAAGTCTATTGTTTGCGGCAAGTGTTTCTGGATTTGGTTAAGTAGGGCTTCGGCTTCGCGCAAGGCTCCAGCTTCATAAAGAGCCTGAATAGCTGGTGAAGCATAGTTTGTTAGTAGCTCATTGATCGAAATTCCCTCCGCTTGGGCGGCTTGAAAGCGTTCCCAGAGGCGTTGGGCGCGTTGGCGGGCATCTTCCAGGTTTACCCCTGTAGATGACTGTAAACTAAACGCAGCCGCAGCAGGTTTGATGACTTCCATGAGATACAGGCGGGGGCTAAACCAGGAATTGAGATCGGGCATACTATGCACAATGTTCCGCACCAGAGCTGGGGGCATCCACCAAATCTGTCGCGCAGGAAAAGCAGCAATGCGTTCACGGTTAAAGTTAAGAATCTGGAGCGGTTCAATGAGAGGCACGTCCTTACTAAAAGCACTCCCCAAGCCTGTGATAGAAACTACCCCCGACCCCGCCTCAGTTAATTTATCTAAAAGCAAGGGAATGACTTCAGCCGGAGGACGCTCGAAGGGAAGGATAATTTCGTGAAAGGGAATCCCCAACTCTGCCAAAGCCCTTTGTAAATCCGCAACTACCCGTTGACGCGCAAACTCAGAACTATATTCCACCCGCGCCAAGCCTCGTCCCTGCCGTTGACACCAGAGTGATAACCGCCTCTGAATGTCGGCGATACTACCTGCTTCAGTAGGCACCACCGGGAACCTGTCCATTGATATGGTTGAGTTGGTCCTGTTCACCGAGAATATTCACCACGAGAGGATGTACCCCAAACCAACGATTGCCGTTAAATTCCTGCACTGCCCGCGCCCGCAACAGCGCATAGAGCGCCCTGTTAGGGATCTGGTCAATTTTTTCGCCCGCGTAGATTTTAAGTAAACATTGTACTTTTTGGTCATAGCTCACTTCTTCCCGGTCAAAGGGGCTTTGTCCTAAACGCCGCTCATACTCACTGCGCAGGTTGTTTAGTGCGCCTTGAACATCATGTTCATTGACAGTTTGCCCACTGCGCAAGAGAGCCGAATCCGCTGCATAGTTTACCAAAGCAAAGAGGTCGCGTAAATTCCCCCCCGAAGCTAAAATCAAACGTTCACATTGACCGGGATCAAAAAGATTGAGCGCAACGCGGGCGGTTAGAACTTTTTGTACAGCCTGGATTCCTACTGGATTGGGGGTGTGGTCATGCTGAAACACGGGAGTGTCGGGAATTAAAAAACTGTCGCTGCTTGAAAAGGGCAACCGAACTCCGCTTTCGGAATAATAAAGAGCTACTGGCAACGTAAAAACTAAACTCACCCGAGTATTGGTAAAAATCGCACCGTAATGAACAAATAAACTCTCCACCTGAGCTGGGGTAATTGAATCGCGGTCAAAGTCTTCCCCAACAAAAAGCCAGGAACGCCCTTGGGTAGTACGCAGAAGTTCCTCACACTCATCGAGCAAGCGGTTCAAGAGTTCAATCAGCTCATCTAGCCGTCTGAAGCGATATTCTTTGACTTCTTTGGTTTGGGTTGAGCCAAATTTCAATTTGCTTTTGAGGCTGGCAAAAAAATTGAGTACCTTGCTCCAGAGTGATTCAGCATCCAGCCCAGCCCCGGCTTCGACCTCTAGGGTGGCTTCTCGTTCTGATTTAGTGGTGGCAGTCTCTTCAGCAAACCACTGCAAAATTTCCCGCAGGCGTTGCTCTGAAGGACGTTTACCCATAACCTCCCCGGCTTTTTCCACCAACTTCGCCATCATTAAATAGACGACATCCAGGGGTTGGAAATTATTGGGGTCCAGATCCTCCACCACACTAAAGCGAATTGCCTCATACAACGTGCTGGTCTCCCGCAGCAGTCGCGTAATCTCCGTGGACTTCCCCACCCCATGATGGCCCATCAAACAGGACTTATAAAAGTGCTGGGCGCGGTGGGCTCGCTGTAAACCCAACCTGATCCGGGCAATACGGTCATCGCCCCGGACTTCGTTCACTTCCTTACGATAAAATGCTTCAAATTCTCCTGGATTAACTAACGGTTCAGGAGTGAGGTTTTTGTAAATATCATCCAGGGTGGTGGCAGGTGCGTATTGGACCATAACTAGCGCTCCTTCACTGTCATCATAACGGAACCGCAACCGGTCAAGGCTAAACTGGGGTGACGCAGGCGGGTAAGGGGTGGGCTTTGATGCTTTCTCGAATTTAGCGGTCGCTTTCTACGATTGAACCGTTGATTTCCACCTAGATTATGAGAGACGCAGGCACTTATTTCACGTTTGCCTTGAGTTTAAGCGCGTCACAACCACAGCACCCATCGCCAGCACAATGCTCACAGTCCAGGTATCACCCCAACGGGTGTAGGGGGTCAGTTGGCTTTGGGGAGTAATCCTGACGGTGAAGACCTGATAGGTGTCGCGCGTAGTCAAGTGCACCGTTCGGCCCAGTGGATCGATGGCCCCTGAAGAACCAGTATTCGAGGCTCTGACCAGCCAGCGTCCATTCTCCACCGCCCGCAACGTCTCAATAGCCTGACGTTGTGTAGGCATCCCAGGGCCAAACCAAGAATCGTTGGTCACCGTGACCAGCCAACGGGCTCCCCGAGCCGTTTGACCGCGCAGGACTTCCGGGAAGATCGCGTCATAGCAGATACCGGCTGCGACTATGCCCACAGGCGTCGTGAACACCTGATCCGAGGCTCCCGGATAGAGATTGCCATAGAGCGGCGAGACCTTTGCAATCAACCAGCCTAGGTAGGGTTCGAAGGGGACCGTATCGTTGAGGGGTACGAGATTGACCTTGTCAAAAACCCCGCCTCCGGTCGCAAAAAGACTGTTGCTCAACTGACGGCCCCGCTCGTCATAGGCCCCCAAAAGCAAAGGGACCCGCTCTGTCTGAATTGCCTGTCCCAGAGGAGAAAATAGCTGAGCTTGAGCGTTCCAAATTTGGGCGATGGCAGCCTCCGGGGTGATAGCAATATCCGGCTTGAGGCGGGCCACTTCCCGATAGGCACGCGTGTAGATGTCCATCACGGCTTGCGGTCCAATAGCTACCCGGCGGGCCTGAGGAATATTGGCTTGGATCACCCCAACGGTGAGAGTCGGCCCAGATTCAGGCGTGAGCCCCCGCCAGAGCCCCGCCACGAGCCCAAGCCCAAGGGCGACCCCCAGATAGCGCCGCTCCCGCAGACCGACCAGGAGTAACCCATTGACAAGGAGCACCAGGGCGGTCAGGAGCCTGCTCCCGCCCAACTGCACCAGCGGCAGGAAAAACCCATTCGCCTGAGTCGCAGCCACAGTCCCCCAAGGAAAGCCCAAAGGGCCACTCGCCCACAGCCCATCCACCAGCAGCCACGTCCCCACCCCCCAAATCACCTGCTCCAGAGCACGCCACCCGCGTGTCCAGCTCATGAGCCAAGCCCAGATACCCCAAGCCAGCCCTTCGAACGCACTCACCACCAGCCACAGACCCACTGCAATACCCAGGCTAGGCCAATAGGAGATACCCATCCAGGTCAAAGGGTGCACGCCAAGCAGCCAGTAGAGCAAGCCCAGATGGTAAACCAAGCCCGCAAGCCCGCCCACAAGCAGCGTTTTCAGGGGTGAAACAACCCCAGCCCGCACCCATCCCCAAAGCGGAATAAAAGCTACCCAAGCCAAGGGCCAGCAGCCTACCGGCGGCGCGGCGAGGGCCAAAAGTAACCCGGTCAGGATAGCCCAGCCCGCTCCTTCAACGGCGGTGAACTTCAGACCAAACTTTGGTAGGGAGGCCCCAGACATAGATAAATCCCTCAGCGGCCCGGTGATCGAAGCTGTCGGTGGCGGAATAGGTAGCCAAATGGTCGTCGTAGAGCGACTGCGGTGCGCGGCGACCCACGACGGTGCACTGCCCCCGCAAGAGGCGCAAGCGGACTTCCCCGGTCACACTAGCCTGCGTCGGGGCGATAAAACCGTCCATAGCCGTGCGTAGGGGACTGTACCAAAGCCCGTTATAGATGAGTTGGGCGTAGGTAGGCTCGACGTGCTGTTGTTTGTAGTGGGTCACTTCCCGCGGCAGGGTCATTGCCTCTAGGGCGCGGTGGGCGGCGATGAGGACCACGGCGGCAGGGCATTCGTAGATCTCGCGGGACTTGATGCCTACCAGTCGATTTTCTACCATGTCGATGCGTCCAATGCCGTGGGCTCCAGCCAAGACATTGAGCTGCTCAATGAGCGCCACCGGAGTCAAGGCCACGCCATCTAGGGCCGTAGGTAGGCCACATGTGAAACCCACGGTCACATATGCTGGCTCAGCGGGGCAATCAGCAGGAGCGCAGGTCATTCCATAGATTTCCTCGGGAGGCTCCGCCCAGGGGTCTTCCAGGATGCCACATTCTATAGAGCGACCATAGAGGTTGAAGTCAATCGAATAGGGCGATTTCTTTTTGACCGGAGAGGCAATACCGTAGCGCTCTCCATAGGCAATGGTCTCTTCTCGCGACATCCCCCATTCCCGAGCCGGGGCGAGGACTTTGAGCGTGGGGTTGAGGGCTTTGATCGAGACATCAAAGCGCACCTGATCGTTGCCTTTCCCCGTGCAACCATGCGCCACTGCGTCCGCCCCTGTCGCTTCGGCTACTTCCACCAACAACCGGGCAATCAGGGGGCGCGCGAGCGCTGTCGCCAGGGGATATTGGCCCTCGTACATGGCATTGGCTGCTAGGGCGGGCCAGATGTAGTCGCTGACAAAAACATCCTGACCGTTGTAGACATGGGCTTCGCTAGCCCCGGAGTTGAGAGCCTTGAGGCGGACCTGCTCCATATCCTCTTTTTGCCCCAGGTCAATCGAGAGGGCAACCACCGCCTGTGCCCCCCATTCATGGCGCAGGTAGGGAATGCATACAGAGGTATCCACCCCCCCCGAATAGGCAAGGACAACCCGTTTAGCCCGCATGTTGCTCACAGTACGATACGATCAGTGCTTATTTATTGTTGCAGAGAGTTTTCTTAAGTGAACAAGGTTATTGCAGGGTCTATTCCTGAGCAGTGTGTAACAAACACCCCTGATACCAGGCTTCGACATCCCGCTTCAGTTGCGCGACCAATTGCGGGTACTGATCCTTCAGATTCATGCGCTCTGCCGGATCGTGATCCAAATCCGAAAGGTGCACTACATCGGGGGCGAGACGTTCACCATCCAATCTACCGTTGAGAATCAGTTTCCAGTTCCCTTGGCGTACCGCTAACTGCCCAGCATATTCCCAGAAGATCTGCCGGGGTGGGATCGAGGCTCCCTCAGTGACCATAGGCAGGATATCGTAGCCGTCTAGGAGGCGGTCTTGCGGAGGAGTACCCCCCGCCAGATGAATCAACGTCGGATAGAGGTCTACCATCATCCCTACCTGTTCGCATACCTGACCCGCAGAGACCCGCGCGGGATAGCGGAGGATCGCCGGTTCCCGGATGCCCCCCTCGAACAAGCTATATTTATACCCCTGAAAAATACCCGCACTCCCCCCGTAATAGGGGTCTTCCTGTCCGTCTAAAAAGTTGCGTGCTTCAGCGGAAGGGCCATTGTCACTGGAGAAAAAGACCAGCGTATCCTCTGCACAACCCGTCCTTGCTAGCGCGTCGAGGACTGCCCCGACCCCGTCATCCATCGCCGCAATCATCGCCGCCATGATCCGGCGTTCCGCCGGTAGTTCCCGGAAGCGCTCCAGGTAGCTTTTGGGCGCGTGCATCGGCCAGTGGGGCGCATTATAAGGAAGGTACAGGAAAAAAGGCTGTCCAGCATGGTGCTCGATAAACTGAACCGCACGCTCTGTCAGCAATTCAGTCAAGTACTGCCCGTTCCACCAGACCTCTTGCTCGTTGTGCCAAAGGTCATGAATGGGATCGATCCCGCCCGGTAATCCGTAGTAATAAATATGCGAGTAGTAGTCAACAGCCCCAGCCAAAAAGCCGAAGAACTCCGTGAAGCCATGCGCGTTGGGTCGGCTAGCCGGGGCGACACCGAGGTGCCACTTGCCCATGATCCCCGTGGTGTAGCCAAGGGTTTGCAGGTGTTTGGCAACCGTGACTTCGCGAGCGGGGAGTCCAGGGGTCGTCCTTCTGCCACCCAGAATGCTCGTGATGCCCGTCCGTACCGGATAGCGCCCGGTCAAGAGCGCTGCTCGGGAGGGTGAACATACCGGACAATTGGAATACCACTGGGTAAAGCGCGCCCCTTGAGCCGCCAGTTGGTCTAGATGTGGAGTCTGGATGACGTCCGAACCGTAGCAGCCCAAGTCGCCGTAGCCCAGATCGTCGGCATAGATCACGACAAAGTTGGGCTTGACCATCTCTTTACGACCCGTTCTCCTACTTGAAAAATCCGGTTGCGTCATTCAGCCGGAACAACCGTTGCTGCATTGCTGTACGGAACCTCGGCACCAAGCAACTCCTGGACTAGTGGGGTGACCCAACCTGCCGCTCTATCCAGAAACTCCGGGTCATCATTGAGGCAGTCCAAGCGTGTACAGGGGATGGCTCGTTTCTCGAAGCGGTCCATGATGTAGCCTACATCGAGGATGGTCTCGTGGTTCTCGGTGACGAAGCCGATAGGAGCGTAGACCAGGGTACTCGCCCCGGTGACGAGCAGATTCTCCGATGCCTGGACCACATCCGGGATCGTCCAGCGCCCCGGTGTGTCGTGGTTCAACCAACCAATCGAAATCAAGGGCCAGCGTTGAATCAGGCGTTCGCGGACGCGCTCGTAGACGACCACGCTCTCCTCAATGCCCGTGGCGAAACCCTTTACTTTGTAGGGAGACCCATGATTGATTAAGACCAGCCCAATGCGCGAGGGCTGATGCCGTTGGGCTATGCGCTGGAGGTGTTCCTCTAGGTACGTCGCAAGGCGGCTATGGTAGTCTGGTCGGTCAAAAAATGAGGGCAGGTAGCGCAGGTGTTCGACCCACCGCTCCTCTTGGGCAAGCGCTTCATTGACCTGTTGGAGCGCCAGACCACTGGTGAAAATCGAGTCGATGACGAGGAGCGGATAGACTAACAGGCGGCGGAAACCCCGAGCACGGATCTGAGCCAGCACCTGTTCAGGGAGGTAGGGCTCGCAGAAATTAAACGCTTTAAAGACCTCGACCTGTGCTCCGAAACGCTGTTGCAGCACTTCTTCAATGCCCTGGCGTTGGGCCTCAAAAATGGCATTATGCGGAGAGTGAAAACGGTCTTCGCGGCCCCATTCCCGCTGGTCAGACTGGGCTAGAAGTTTTCCCAGC encodes:
- the lnt gene encoding apolipoprotein N-acyltransferase; amino-acid sequence: MSGASLPKFGLKFTAVEGAGWAILTGLLLALAAPPVGCWPLAWVAFIPLWGWVRAGVVSPLKTLLVGGLAGLVYHLGLLYWLLGVHPLTWMGISYWPSLGIAVGLWLVVSAFEGLAWGIWAWLMSWTRGWRALEQVIWGVGTWLLVDGLWASGPLGFPWGTVAATQANGFFLPLVQLGGSRLLTALVLLVNGLLLVGLRERRYLGVALGLGLVAGLWRGLTPESGPTLTVGVIQANIPQARRVAIGPQAVMDIYTRAYREVARLKPDIAITPEAAIAQIWNAQAQLFSPLGQAIQTERVPLLLGAYDERGRQLSNSLFATGGGVFDKVNLVPLNDTVPFEPYLGWLIAKVSPLYGNLYPGASDQVFTTPVGIVAAGICYDAIFPEVLRGQTARGARWLVTVTNDSWFGPGMPTQRQAIETLRAVENGRWLVRASNTGSSGAIDPLGRTVHLTTRDTYQVFTVRITPQSQLTPYTRWGDTWTVSIVLAMGAVVVTRLNSRQT
- a CDS encoding argininosuccinate synthase, with translation MRAKRVVLAYSGGVDTSVCIPYLRHEWGAQAVVALSIDLGQKEDMEQVRLKALNSGASEAHVYNGQDVFVSDYIWPALAANAMYEGQYPLATALARPLIARLLVEVAEATGADAVAHGCTGKGNDQVRFDVSIKALNPTLKVLAPAREWGMSREETIAYGERYGIASPVKKKSPYSIDFNLYGRSIECGILEDPWAEPPEEIYGMTCAPADCPAEPAYVTVGFTCGLPTALDGVALTPVALIEQLNVLAGAHGIGRIDMVENRLVGIKSREIYECPAAVVLIAAHRALEAMTLPREVTHYKQQHVEPTYAQLIYNGLWYSPLRTAMDGFIAPTQASVTGEVRLRLLRGQCTVVGRRAPQSLYDDHLATYSATDSFDHRAAEGFIYVWGLPTKVWSEVHRR
- a CDS encoding sulfatase-like hydrolase/transferase, which translates into the protein MVKPNFVVIYADDLGYGDLGCYGSDVIQTPHLDQLAAQGARFTQWYSNCPVCSPSRAALLTGRYPVRTGITSILGGRRTTPGLPAREVTVAKHLQTLGYTTGIMGKWHLGVAPASRPNAHGFTEFFGFLAGAVDYYSHIYYYGLPGGIDPIHDLWHNEQEVWWNGQYLTELLTERAVQFIEHHAGQPFFLYLPYNAPHWPMHAPKSYLERFRELPAERRIMAAMIAAMDDGVGAVLDALARTGCAEDTLVFFSSDNGPSAEARNFLDGQEDPYYGGSAGIFQGYKYSLFEGGIREPAILRYPARVSAGQVCEQVGMMVDLYPTLIHLAGGTPPQDRLLDGYDILPMVTEGASIPPRQIFWEYAGQLAVRQGNWKLILNGRLDGERLAPDVVHLSDLDHDPAERMNLKDQYPQLVAQLKRDVEAWYQGCLLHTAQE
- a CDS encoding ferrochelatase, with protein sequence MGDRERVAVLLVGYGEVEDYQDFAAYNEMALRLLSAKFLRIPEFAFRWLGKLLAQSDQREWGREDRFHSPHNAIFEAQRQGIEEVLQQRFGAQVEVFKAFNFCEPYLPEQVLAQIRARGFRRLLVYPLLVIDSIFTSGLALQQVNEALAQEERWVEHLRYLPSFFDRPDYHSRLATYLEEHLQRIAQRHQPSRIGLVLINHGSPYKVKGFATGIEESVVVYERVRERLIQRWPLISIGWLNHDTPGRWTIPDVVQASENLLVTGASTLVYAPIGFVTENHETILDVGYIMDRFEKRAIPCTRLDCLNDDPEFLDRAAGWVTPLVQELLGAEVPYSNAATVVPAE